The following coding sequences lie in one Caproicibacterium argilliputei genomic window:
- a CDS encoding metal-dependent transcriptional regulator: MKIQESRENYLETILILQNRNGYVRSVDIAREMGFSKPSVSRAMSVLRKAGSVVMEDSGLITLTDSGRKIAENIYARHRLLTSFFISLGVNTQTAAEDACRVEHDISEETFERLQVYMEQSGKK, from the coding sequence ATGAAAATTCAGGAGTCGAGGGAAAATTATCTGGAAACGATCCTCATTCTGCAGAACCGCAACGGCTATGTCCGCTCCGTGGATATCGCCAGAGAGATGGGTTTCAGTAAGCCCAGTGTCAGTCGTGCCATGTCGGTGCTGCGGAAAGCCGGCAGCGTCGTTATGGAGGACAGCGGGCTTATTACGCTGACAGATTCCGGCAGAAAGATTGCGGAAAACATCTACGCCCGGCACCGTCTGCTGACGTCTTTTTTTATTTCTCTGGGCGTCAATACGCAGACGGCGGCAGAGGATGCCTGCCGGGTAGAGCACGATATCAGTGAGGAAACGTTTGAGCGGCTGCAGGTATATATGGAACAATCCGGCAAAAAATAG
- a CDS encoding HD domain-containing protein, translating to MERMRVPTKAAAEALLAQAGERNPGPWTIHSRLTAACAQKIAEHCAGLDSQTAYVLGLLHDIGRQFGISDICHVYDGWRYLNQLGYPDAARICLTHSFPYQEIDSYIGKMDVTKAQKADMKAALDELTYDDYDKLIQLCDALAYPAGITLLETRLVDVVLRHGANPYLQQKWQATYVLKAYFEQQTQQNLYTLLNAKIGVDNAL from the coding sequence ATGGAGCGAATGCGTGTACCCACGAAAGCAGCAGCAGAAGCCCTGCTGGCGCAGGCCGGAGAGCGAAACCCCGGTCCGTGGACGATTCACAGCAGGCTGACAGCGGCATGTGCACAAAAAATTGCGGAGCACTGTGCGGGGCTGGACTCGCAGACCGCGTATGTGCTGGGCTTACTGCATGACATTGGCAGGCAATTCGGCATTTCCGATATTTGCCATGTTTATGACGGGTGGCGTTACCTGAATCAGCTTGGCTATCCGGATGCGGCGCGCATTTGCCTGACGCATTCCTTCCCGTACCAGGAGATTGATTCTTATATTGGGAAAATGGACGTGACCAAAGCGCAGAAAGCGGACATGAAAGCCGCACTGGATGAATTGACGTATGACGATTATGACAAGCTGATTCAGCTGTGCGATGCACTTGCTTATCCGGCAGGCATTACGCTGCTGGAAACAAGGCTGGTGGATGTGGTACTGCGCCACGGTGCCAATCCGTATCTGCAGCAGAAGTGGCAGGCAACCTATGTTTTGAAAGCATACTTTGAGCAGCAGACCCAACAGAATCTGTATACCCTGCTGAATGCGAAAATTGGCGTGGACAATGCGCTGTAA
- the crcB gene encoding fluoride efflux transporter CrcB codes for MEKVVQACLLVAAGGALGAVGRYLCGLIPLPVEFPLMTMLINFLGAVLIGFVTTVPNLSANAALFLKTGVCGGFTTFSTFSLDTVNLLQGGRPLLGVLNASVSVGVCLIGVLLGSALGRAAYAAAG; via the coding sequence GTGGAAAAAGTGGTGCAGGCTTGTTTATTGGTTGCGGCTGGCGGTGCGCTGGGGGCGGTTGGACGCTATCTGTGCGGACTGATTCCCTTGCCGGTAGAGTTCCCGCTGATGACCATGCTGATTAACTTTCTGGGAGCCGTGTTGATCGGCTTTGTGACCACTGTACCCAATTTGTCGGCAAATGCCGCCCTGTTCTTAAAAACAGGCGTCTGCGGCGGCTTTACGACGTTTTCCACATTTTCTCTGGATACGGTGAATCTGCTGCAGGGCGGGCGGCCGCTTTTGGGCGTGCTGAATGCCTCTGTCAGTGTGGGAGTCTGCCTGATTGGGGTTCTGCTGGGCAGCGCTTTGGGCCGCGCAGCATACGCTGCGGCAGGATAG
- a CDS encoding CpXC domain-containing protein: MKAFNTAPKTILFLIAAVLLFTLAVELFRYVVYRKSMHFTCPKCRYAFKPTLKNFLLSGASNSASAGKTLTCPKCGTRVFMDPEKDQR, encoded by the coding sequence ATGAAAGCATTTAATACGGCACCAAAAACCATCCTGTTCCTGATTGCAGCTGTACTCCTGTTTACACTGGCAGTCGAGCTTTTTCGGTATGTGGTGTACCGAAAAAGTATGCACTTCACCTGCCCGAAGTGCCGGTACGCTTTTAAACCGACTTTAAAGAATTTTTTGCTTTCGGGTGCTTCTAACTCTGCGTCAGCCGGCAAAACGCTGACCTGCCCGAAGTGCGGCACACGCGTTTTTATGGACCCGGAAAAAGACCAGCGTTAA
- a CDS encoding radical SAM protein, giving the protein MADYGIKEQLQKFGIKKALGYLGKDPDKNIPKLLEMVDKFDKDDMYKGQRAMFHRIVDNPDNNWFKLIKRLYMNIDLHVLQTIFSNFIVNATLIGGKKQDVIRKEHGCNVPWTILLDPTSACNLHCTGCWAAEYGNKLNLSFDEIDDIINQGTAMGTYMYIYTGGEPLVRKDDLIKLCEKHSDCVFLCFTNSTLIDDKFAEDMLRVGNFVPAISVEGTEASTDARRGEGTFKKVARAMEILRNHRLPFGVSCCYTSQNVDMVGDEKFFDWMIDQGALFAWFFTYMPVGADSPTDLMVPADKREFMYHQVRKLRNTKELFTLDFFLDGEYVYGCIAGGRYYLHINANGDIDPCVFIHYSDSNIREKTLLEAYTSPLFMEYHKNQPFNENMLRPCPLLDNPYKLEKVVKATNAHSTDLVKPEDVHDLCAKCEMRANEWAPVAERLWVNSEGNKHGLGCENTILPENRIDHSKVRLMRDVIQEDIEEDNAKRAAQGKK; this is encoded by the coding sequence ATGGCAGATTACGGAATCAAAGAGCAGCTCCAAAAATTTGGTATCAAAAAAGCGCTCGGCTATTTGGGCAAGGATCCGGACAAAAACATCCCCAAGCTGCTGGAGATGGTTGACAAATTCGATAAGGACGATATGTATAAAGGCCAGCGCGCCATGTTCCACCGGATTGTTGACAATCCGGATAACAACTGGTTTAAGCTGATTAAGCGTCTGTACATGAACATTGACCTGCACGTGCTGCAGACCATCTTCTCCAACTTCATTGTCAACGCAACGCTGATCGGCGGCAAAAAGCAGGATGTCATCCGTAAGGAGCATGGCTGCAATGTGCCGTGGACCATTCTGCTGGATCCGACCAGCGCCTGCAACCTGCATTGCACCGGCTGCTGGGCAGCAGAGTATGGCAACAAACTGAACCTGAGTTTTGACGAGATTGACGATATCATCAATCAAGGCACAGCCATGGGCACCTATATGTACATCTACACAGGCGGCGAACCGCTGGTGCGCAAGGATGACCTGATTAAACTGTGTGAAAAGCACAGCGACTGCGTCTTCCTGTGCTTTACCAACTCCACCCTGATTGACGACAAGTTTGCAGAGGATATGCTGCGCGTCGGCAACTTTGTGCCAGCCATCAGCGTAGAGGGTACAGAAGCCTCTACCGATGCGCGCCGCGGCGAAGGTACCTTTAAGAAAGTTGCCCGCGCAATGGAAATCCTGCGCAACCATAGGCTGCCGTTTGGTGTTTCCTGCTGCTACACCAGCCAGAATGTCGACATGGTTGGCGATGAGAAGTTCTTTGACTGGATGATTGACCAGGGCGCTCTGTTTGCCTGGTTCTTCACTTATATGCCGGTTGGTGCGGACTCCCCGACGGATCTCATGGTTCCTGCCGACAAGCGCGAGTTCATGTATCACCAGGTTCGCAAACTGCGTAACACCAAGGAGCTCTTTACGCTGGACTTTTTCCTTGACGGCGAGTATGTTTATGGGTGTATTGCAGGCGGACGTTACTACCTGCACATCAACGCAAACGGTGACATCGACCCCTGCGTGTTCATCCATTACTCCGACTCCAATATCCGCGAAAAAACACTGCTGGAGGCGTACACCTCTCCGCTGTTTATGGAGTACCACAAGAACCAGCCGTTCAACGAAAATATGCTGCGCCCTTGCCCGCTGCTGGATAACCCCTACAAGTTGGAGAAGGTTGTTAAGGCAACCAATGCACACTCTACAGACTTGGTCAAGCCGGAAGATGTGCATGACCTGTGTGCAAAGTGTGAGATGCGCGCCAACGAGTGGGCGCCGGTTGCAGAGCGCCTGTGGGTGAACAGCGAAGGCAACAAGCATGGCCTTGGCTGCGAAAACACCATTCTGCCGGAAAACCGCATTGACCACAGCAAGGTGCGCCTGATGCGTGATGTAATCCAGGAAGATATTGAGGAAGACAACGCGAAGCGCGCGGCACAGGGCAAAAAGTAA
- a CDS encoding LacI family DNA-binding transcriptional regulator produces MRNHAAGSPHKAVTIYDISRLAGVSPATVSRVLSGSARVSEAKRKAVLQAVQDSGFLPNALAQSLASSRTHTIGFLVPDIKNPYFSSIYYHVEILASQNGYAVLLANSRGAFENESRILQALTGRRVDAIVFMGGRIDAFPCSAAGIAELEKFNRMVPLLLTSRVEGTSIPQLCSREDGAVLALMRHLSEQGCRTFAILGGAEDVSVLHRRRALMLACGCRFGMVTQPKWALTDTGFSIESGRQAAAQLLQCGELPDAVCCINDMVAAGALQQLRSDGLQIPQDLLLTGFDGEVFSEVVDPGITTAAFDYPDFAQRIFDLLMRGIHQEPCAPVTELYPHLTIRGSTRREAP; encoded by the coding sequence GTGCGCAATCACGCAGCCGGTTCCCCTCACAAAGCTGTTACCATCTATGACATTTCCCGTCTGGCCGGCGTTTCGCCCGCCACGGTTTCGCGGGTGCTCAGCGGCAGTGCCCGCGTTTCTGAGGCAAAGCGCAAAGCGGTTCTGCAAGCGGTGCAAGACTCCGGGTTCCTGCCGAACGCGCTGGCACAAAGTCTGGCGAGCAGCCGAACACACACCATCGGCTTCCTGGTGCCGGACATCAAGAACCCGTACTTTTCAAGCATTTACTACCACGTTGAAATTCTCGCTTCGCAGAACGGTTATGCCGTTCTGCTGGCGAACTCTCGCGGTGCGTTTGAAAATGAAAGCCGGATTCTGCAGGCGCTCACCGGTCGGCGGGTGGACGCGATTGTGTTCATGGGCGGGCGCATTGACGCATTCCCCTGCAGCGCAGCTGGCATTGCCGAACTGGAGAAGTTTAACCGGATGGTTCCGCTTCTGCTGACCTCCCGTGTGGAGGGCACTTCCATTCCACAGCTGTGTTCCAGAGAAGACGGCGCTGTCTTGGCCCTGATGCGACACCTCAGTGAGCAGGGCTGCCGAACCTTTGCCATTCTCGGCGGAGCGGAAGATGTCAGCGTCCTGCACCGCCGTCGTGCACTGATGCTGGCGTGCGGGTGCCGCTTCGGCATGGTTACACAGCCCAAGTGGGCTTTGACCGACACCGGCTTTTCCATCGAAAGCGGCAGGCAGGCGGCCGCGCAGCTTTTGCAATGCGGCGAACTGCCCGACGCTGTCTGCTGCATCAACGATATGGTTGCAGCAGGTGCTCTGCAGCAGCTGCGCAGCGATGGTCTGCAGATACCGCAGGATTTGCTGCTGACCGGATTTGACGGAGAAGTTTTCAGTGAAGTGGTTGACCCCGGCATCACAACCGCCGCATTCGATTATCCAGACTTTGCGCAGCGCATTTTTGACCTGCTGATGCGTGGAATCCATCAGGAACCATGCGCGCCGGTCACGGAGCTTTACCCGCACTTAACCATCCGGGGCAGCACCCGGCGGGAGGCCCCTTAA